A genomic stretch from Desulfolutivibrio sulfodismutans DSM 3696 includes:
- a CDS encoding glycosyltransferase family 2 protein produces the protein MSIIIPTRDCLAVLRTCLTSLLEKTDYRRFEIRIVDNSSRDPETLDYLARINGHPQVKVLRYDLPFNYSAINNHAAAHCTGDALCLLNNDTEVIGPGWLTEMLGHLVQPGVGVVGAKLYYTDGRIQHAGDVVGPGGCANHLHACLEGDDPGYCDRAILAQELSAVTAACLLTWKDVYDRMKGLDAVNLPVAFNDVDYCLRVRKAGLRVVWTPYAELYHHESYSRGDDSASPERKAQARREVRHMRAHWKHVMRHDPFYNPNCSYSHPDFSLNIAPLVRKPWLNRP, from the coding sequence GTGTCCATCATCATCCCCACCCGCGACTGCCTGGCGGTGCTGCGGACCTGCCTGACCAGCCTGCTGGAGAAAACCGACTATCGCCGCTTCGAGATCCGCATCGTGGACAATTCGAGCCGCGATCCCGAGACCCTGGACTACCTGGCACGCATAAACGGCCATCCCCAGGTCAAGGTGCTGCGCTACGATCTGCCGTTCAACTATTCGGCCATCAACAACCACGCCGCCGCCCACTGCACCGGGGACGCCCTGTGCCTGCTCAACAACGACACGGAGGTCATCGGCCCAGGCTGGCTTACGGAAATGCTCGGGCATCTGGTGCAACCCGGGGTGGGCGTGGTGGGGGCCAAGCTCTATTATACCGACGGCCGCATCCAACACGCCGGGGATGTCGTGGGTCCGGGGGGATGCGCCAACCATCTGCACGCCTGCCTTGAAGGGGACGATCCCGGTTACTGCGACCGGGCCATCCTGGCCCAGGAACTCTCGGCGGTCACCGCCGCCTGCCTGCTCACCTGGAAGGACGTGTACGACCGCATGAAGGGCCTCGACGCCGTCAATCTGCCCGTGGCCTTCAACGACGTGGACTATTGCCTGCGCGTGCGCAAGGCCGGGTTGCGGGTGGTCTGGACCCCCTACGCCGAATTGTACCACCACGAATCCTACAGCCGGGGCGACGACAGCGCCTCTCCCGAGCGCAAGGCCCAGGCCCGCCGCGAGGTCCGCCACATGCGGGCCCACTGGAAACACGTCATGCGCCACGACCCCTTCTACAACCCCAATTGCAGTTATTCCCACCCGGACTTCTCCCTCAACATCGCCCCCCTGGTGCGCAAACCATGGCTCAACCGGCCATGA
- a CDS encoding capsular polysaccharide biosynthesis protein produces the protein MPERARLPLATAPAALALSRFVATMPNLPTVLGVPLVRVRFGLGAVPGAWVLAWGRKVSGLAAERFAARRGLPVLHVEDGFLRSVSPGRGHPPLSISLDDQGVYYDARNPSRLETLATLPCTPEELARAQRLVELWRAGRVSKYNHAREYGGELPEPFVLAIDQTFGDGSIGHGLAGPGSFSRMLEAALAEHPDKTVVLKVHPEVVSGRKKGHFDLDALARLDRVRVFSGNVHPVGLLKRAAAVYTVTSQVGFEGLMWGRPVSTFGMPFYAGWGLTRDALAPPPRRRPIPLLQLVHAALVDYPRYVDPETGEPCPPERVLEWMALQRRQRERFPAVVHAQGFTREQRPGVVRLFQGSQVRFYRPGAPMSPDAALAVPEHAAPSDAPETTLRVRDGFFPGAGLADGPEAPLCAMVDGPGSRIEDMLATARFSDETLDQARRLRGWIVDRGLTFWPQESGQWQRPAAVGRVVLVFGEDPHVDADRHFLKAVREKESAAYIIYKPHPHILKDLWLGMRARQGSPYFDEIAISVSMHSLLTQVNAVHVRTSWAGIDALLRGKDVFCHGAPFYAGWGLTTDSPPGVCRPRRLSLDELLAGFFGLHPVYLRGETGHFTQFERFFTEYSTGRTKRNTAFPRKLFTHVVRLLNLSPR, from the coding sequence ATGCCTGAGCGCGCCCGCCTGCCCCTGGCGACAGCCCCGGCCGCCCTGGCCCTGAGCCGGTTCGTGGCCACCATGCCCAATCTGCCCACGGTGCTTGGCGTGCCCCTGGTACGAGTGCGGTTTGGCCTGGGCGCGGTCCCCGGGGCCTGGGTACTGGCCTGGGGCCGCAAGGTCTCGGGGCTGGCCGCCGAACGCTTCGCGGCCCGGCGCGGCCTGCCGGTGTTGCATGTGGAAGACGGCTTCCTGCGCTCCGTTTCGCCGGGACGCGGCCACCCCCCCCTCTCCATCAGCCTCGACGACCAGGGCGTCTACTACGACGCCCGCAATCCCTCCCGCCTGGAAACCCTGGCGACCCTTCCCTGCACCCCGGAGGAACTGGCCCGGGCGCAGCGCCTCGTCGAGTTGTGGCGGGCGGGCCGGGTCTCCAAATACAACCATGCCAGGGAATACGGGGGCGAGCTTCCCGAGCCTTTTGTCCTGGCCATCGACCAGACCTTCGGCGACGGCTCCATTGGCCACGGCCTGGCCGGACCCGGGAGTTTTTCCCGCATGCTTGAGGCGGCGCTGGCCGAACATCCGGACAAGACGGTGGTGCTCAAAGTCCATCCCGAGGTGGTCTCCGGCCGCAAAAAAGGGCATTTCGACCTGGACGCCCTGGCCCGCCTGGACCGGGTGCGGGTCTTTTCCGGGAACGTGCATCCGGTGGGCCTGCTTAAGCGGGCCGCCGCCGTCTACACGGTGACGTCCCAGGTGGGCTTCGAGGGCCTCATGTGGGGGCGTCCCGTGTCCACCTTCGGCATGCCCTTCTACGCCGGATGGGGCCTGACCCGCGACGCCCTTGCCCCGCCCCCGCGCCGCCGCCCCATCCCCTTGTTGCAGTTGGTCCACGCCGCCCTGGTGGATTACCCGCGCTATGTGGACCCTGAAACCGGGGAACCCTGCCCGCCGGAGCGGGTGCTCGAATGGATGGCCCTGCAACGCCGACAACGGGAACGCTTTCCCGCCGTGGTGCATGCCCAGGGCTTCACCCGGGAACAACGGCCCGGCGTCGTGCGGCTTTTTCAGGGCAGCCAGGTCCGTTTTTACCGGCCCGGCGCGCCCATGTCCCCGGACGCAGCCCTGGCGGTCCCGGAACACGCCGCGCCTTCAGATGCCCCGGAGACGACGCTGCGGGTGCGCGACGGCTTTTTCCCGGGCGCGGGGCTTGCGGACGGCCCCGAAGCCCCCCTGTGCGCCATGGTCGACGGTCCCGGCTCTCGCATTGAGGATATGCTGGCCACGGCCCGGTTTTCCGATGAAACCCTCGACCAGGCCCGGCGTCTGAGGGGATGGATCGTGGACCGGGGACTGACCTTCTGGCCGCAAGAAAGCGGGCAGTGGCAGCGTCCGGCCGCTGTCGGCCGAGTGGTGCTGGTGTTTGGAGAAGACCCGCACGTTGACGCAGACAGGCATTTTCTGAAAGCTGTGCGTGAAAAAGAATCAGCCGCCTATATTATTTACAAACCGCACCCTCATATATTAAAGGATCTTTGGTTGGGTATGCGCGCCAGACAGGGGAGCCCCTATTTCGACGAAATCGCGATTTCCGTATCCATGCATTCTCTCCTCACCCAGGTGAATGCCGTCCACGTCCGCACGTCGTGGGCGGGTATTGACGCGTTACTGCGCGGGAAGGACGTATTTTGTCATGGCGCTCCATTTTATGCCGGATGGGGATTGACCACCGATTCCCCACCCGGAGTCTGCCGCCCCAGAAGACTTTCCCTGGACGAACTGCTCGCCGGTTTTTTTGGGCTTCACCCGGTTTACCTTCGTGGCGAAACAGGGCATTTTACTCAATTCGAACGTTTTTTTACAGAATATTCCACCGGACGTACGAAAAGGAACACGGCATTTCCTCGGAAACTCTTCACCCACGTCGTGCGGCTGCTCAATCTTTCTCCCAGATGA